One Myxococcaceae bacterium JPH2 DNA window includes the following coding sequences:
- a CDS encoding efflux RND transporter periplasmic adaptor subunit translates to MGGRWAWSGGLSVLAMLSTGCHARSSEVEPATPAAVTLGPENVVKVQPAELRSGPVLSGTLQAPRAANMRAEVGGRVLNVKAEPGQPVRKDEPLASIDEGTLRAQVLAARSSLRVADNALRVAQSDEARNARLAKAGVITQRDFERAQLARTQAEGQLADARSRLKLADEQLTRTRVVAPFDGVISERAVHTGDIVQVGSPLFTVVDPRSLRLEAAVPAVQLAQVKAGTPVEFRVTGYGARTFRGQVEHINPAVDPATGQVRIYVDVPNDSRALLSGLFAQGRVASIARQGLAVPLDAVDPRSDPPSVLRIHDGKVARAPVTLGLRDEVAQAVEVRSGLEDGDLVLLGSARELAEGTPVKVTPSPEPRDSGQGVGGAGQGSAPERTP, encoded by the coding sequence ATGGGTGGGCGGTGGGCATGGAGCGGTGGGCTGTCGGTGCTCGCGATGCTGTCGACGGGCTGCCACGCCCGCTCCAGCGAAGTGGAGCCGGCGACTCCTGCCGCGGTGACCCTGGGGCCGGAGAACGTGGTGAAAGTGCAGCCGGCCGAGCTGCGCAGCGGTCCAGTCCTCTCTGGCACGCTGCAAGCGCCGAGGGCCGCGAACATGCGCGCGGAGGTGGGTGGCCGCGTCCTGAACGTGAAGGCGGAGCCCGGTCAGCCGGTGCGCAAGGACGAGCCCCTCGCGAGCATCGACGAGGGGACGCTGCGAGCCCAGGTGCTCGCGGCCCGTTCCTCGCTGCGCGTGGCGGACAACGCGCTGCGCGTGGCGCAATCGGATGAGGCGCGCAACGCGAGGCTGGCGAAGGCGGGCGTCATCACCCAGCGCGACTTCGAGCGCGCGCAGCTCGCTCGGACGCAGGCAGAGGGACAGTTGGCGGATGCACGCTCGCGTCTGAAGCTGGCGGACGAGCAGCTCACGCGCACGCGCGTGGTCGCGCCGTTCGATGGCGTGATCAGCGAGCGCGCGGTGCACACAGGCGACATCGTCCAGGTGGGTTCGCCCCTCTTCACGGTGGTGGATCCGCGCTCGCTTCGGCTGGAGGCCGCTGTTCCCGCCGTGCAGCTCGCGCAGGTAAAGGCCGGCACACCCGTGGAGTTCCGTGTCACCGGCTACGGTGCGCGGACGTTTCGCGGACAGGTGGAGCACATCAACCCCGCGGTGGATCCCGCGACGGGACAGGTGCGCATCTACGTGGACGTCCCCAATGACTCGCGGGCGCTGCTTTCGGGGCTCTTCGCCCAGGGGCGCGTGGCGTCCATCGCGCGTCAGGGATTGGCCGTGCCGCTGGATGCGGTGGACCCGCGCAGCGATCCGCCTTCCGTGCTCCGCATCCACGACGGCAAGGTTGCCCGAGCCCCCGTGACGCTGGGCTTGCGTGACGAGGTGGCGCAAGCCGTGGAGGTGCGCTCCGGACTCGAGGACGGAGACCTCGTGTTGCTCGGCTCCGCGCGCGAGCTGGCCGAGGGGACCCCGGTGAAGGTGACGCCGTCCCCCGAACCTCGCGACTCAGGCCAAGGCGTGGGCGGGGCGGGACAAGGCTCGGCTCCGGAGCGCACCCCGTAG
- a CDS encoding SUMF1/EgtB/PvdO family nonheme iron enzyme, whose translation MGPPAASSSSDTWTPPKEFDEYRLVRPIGRGRTGRVYLAQDTLLERPVAVKFIPALGTNALSRFLVEARAAARIQHPNVVTLYRVGQLENQPYLVSEFIRGVSLDQLPRPVPWERALAMGRDLARGLGAAHHRGVLHRDIKPGNAVLTEGGEVKLLDFGLAKLLDHAAVPDEPKRPAGFGAQGLPLDLASEPGAMLGARSLGGLFLPSLPRGALVGTPYYMSPEAWAGDELTARSDVYSLGIVLYELCAGVGPFRDVPWRELSEVVRSREVRPLAEAAPSVDASFAAAVDRCLRRNPAERFASATQLLDALELLAREDATVEVPEGNPYRGLQAFEAEHRALFFGRRREQRAVLERLKAETFLLITGDSGVGKSSLCLAGILPAVADGALEDGRRWHVARLVPGRRPVAALAAAVAPLLQLQDEALAEAMHIDPSSLVRWLRVRLGAAEGLVLYVDQLEELITLASPEEAHLAGSALGALVEGPSGLRVLATGRSDFLTRLTSVPGLGSEVPRALYLLRALSPEETREAIVGPARVKGVRFESEALVDALVASSAADGGLPLLQFALAELWDARDGAAGVMTQAALDSMGGVAGALARHADEAVALLLPERRAAARGVLLRLVTADGTRARKTDRELVGNDPRYRAALEALVQARLLVAREAEEGTAYEVAHEALLTGWGTLARWLADAGERREVQARLEAAAAQWERLGLARESLWGPRQLAEAAVLDNSELTRRERDFLEESRRTMVRSRRVRQVLAVGFLLSLALLYGGLQLRERWRLDARVRHELTEAARSDEEVRNEQEALEVERLEAFHLYDTGKKAEADQAWTRASARALRLHRRFDAVADRLERALALAPTRSDVRAALADFLLERALWAEVEGEPGGLPALLQRLRLYDTSGDRWRRWTAPARLALEGMTPNATVELRPVSRDAQGREVLGPPMPVGVGPWREVPVPPGSYQLTVRAPGHEDAVQPVLLQRGESRRLMVPMLRAGALPHGFTYVPPGEVRFGSAAEASVREFFNTVPQHRVEVPGFLVARNETTFAEWLEYLEALPAAERARRRPHVGSGGYVGLLTLEPEKGTWRLRFQPGDTPYTARMGEPLRYAKRERRAEQDWLRFPVSGITFADAQAYASWLATTGRVPGARLCTELEWERAARGVDGREFPHGDRLEPDEANVDTTYGKEPGGFGPDEVGSHAASRSPFGADDMAGNVWEWTRSWLEPGRPVARGGSFSFASTSARSSNRELPEPSLRDVALGLRVCADPPPSSP comes from the coding sequence GTGGGCCCACCCGCCGCCAGCTCCTCGTCCGACACGTGGACTCCTCCCAAGGAGTTCGATGAGTACCGTCTGGTGCGGCCCATTGGTCGGGGGCGGACCGGTCGGGTGTATCTGGCTCAAGACACGCTGCTCGAGCGCCCCGTCGCGGTGAAGTTCATCCCCGCGCTGGGCACCAACGCGCTGTCTCGTTTTCTCGTGGAGGCGCGGGCCGCGGCGCGCATCCAGCACCCCAACGTGGTGACGCTGTATCGCGTGGGCCAGCTGGAGAATCAGCCCTACCTCGTGTCCGAGTTCATCCGGGGCGTCAGCTTGGATCAGCTCCCTCGGCCCGTTCCCTGGGAGCGCGCGCTGGCCATGGGACGGGACCTCGCGCGAGGGCTCGGAGCCGCGCATCACCGAGGCGTGCTCCACCGCGACATCAAGCCCGGCAACGCGGTGCTCACCGAGGGCGGCGAGGTGAAGCTGCTCGACTTCGGGCTCGCCAAGTTGCTGGACCACGCGGCGGTGCCGGATGAGCCGAAGCGGCCCGCGGGCTTCGGCGCACAGGGCCTGCCGCTGGACCTGGCCAGCGAGCCGGGCGCGATGCTGGGGGCCCGCTCGCTGGGAGGATTGTTCCTGCCCTCGCTCCCGCGCGGCGCGCTGGTGGGCACGCCCTATTACATGTCTCCGGAGGCGTGGGCCGGTGACGAGCTGACGGCGCGCAGTGACGTGTACTCGCTGGGCATCGTGCTGTACGAGCTGTGCGCGGGCGTGGGGCCCTTTCGCGACGTGCCGTGGCGCGAGCTGTCCGAGGTCGTGCGCTCCCGCGAGGTGCGCCCCCTGGCCGAAGCGGCTCCGAGTGTGGACGCGTCGTTCGCCGCCGCGGTCGACCGGTGTCTGCGCCGCAACCCCGCCGAGCGCTTCGCCTCCGCCACGCAACTGCTCGATGCGCTCGAGTTGCTGGCCCGCGAGGACGCGACCGTCGAGGTGCCCGAGGGCAATCCCTATCGCGGGCTCCAGGCCTTCGAGGCCGAGCACCGGGCCCTCTTCTTCGGCCGGCGCCGAGAGCAGCGCGCGGTGCTGGAGCGGCTGAAGGCCGAGACGTTCCTGCTCATCACAGGCGACTCGGGCGTGGGCAAGTCCTCGCTGTGTCTCGCGGGAATCCTCCCGGCCGTGGCGGATGGCGCGCTGGAAGATGGACGGCGGTGGCATGTCGCGCGACTCGTGCCCGGCCGGCGGCCCGTGGCGGCGCTCGCCGCGGCCGTGGCGCCGTTGCTCCAGTTGCAGGATGAGGCGCTGGCCGAGGCGATGCACATCGACCCAAGCTCGCTGGTGCGTTGGCTGCGCGTGCGGCTCGGCGCGGCCGAGGGGCTGGTGCTCTATGTGGATCAGCTGGAGGAGCTGATCACCCTGGCCTCGCCCGAGGAGGCGCACCTCGCGGGCTCGGCGCTGGGCGCGTTGGTGGAGGGACCGAGTGGGCTGCGCGTGCTCGCCACGGGGCGCAGTGATTTTCTGACGCGGCTGACGTCGGTGCCGGGCTTGGGCTCGGAGGTGCCGCGCGCGCTGTACCTCCTGCGCGCCTTGTCGCCCGAGGAGACGCGCGAGGCCATCGTCGGTCCGGCGCGCGTGAAGGGGGTTCGATTCGAGTCGGAGGCGCTGGTCGATGCGCTGGTGGCCTCCTCTGCGGCCGATGGCGGACTGCCACTGCTCCAGTTCGCGCTCGCGGAGCTGTGGGATGCGCGCGACGGCGCAGCGGGCGTCATGACCCAGGCCGCGCTGGACTCGATGGGCGGCGTGGCGGGGGCGCTGGCGCGGCACGCGGACGAAGCCGTGGCGCTCCTGTTGCCCGAGCGTCGCGCGGCGGCCCGGGGTGTGCTGTTGCGGCTGGTGACCGCGGATGGGACGCGCGCGCGCAAGACGGACCGGGAGTTGGTGGGAAATGATCCGCGCTACCGCGCCGCGCTGGAGGCCCTGGTCCAAGCACGGCTGTTGGTGGCGCGCGAGGCGGAGGAGGGCACGGCCTACGAGGTGGCGCACGAAGCGCTCCTCACGGGTTGGGGAACCTTGGCCCGGTGGTTGGCGGACGCGGGTGAGCGGCGCGAGGTGCAGGCTCGGTTGGAGGCGGCCGCCGCGCAGTGGGAGCGGTTGGGGCTCGCGCGCGAGTCGCTGTGGGGACCTCGCCAGCTCGCTGAAGCGGCGGTGTTGGACAACAGCGAGCTGACGCGCCGTGAGCGCGACTTCCTGGAGGAGTCGCGTCGCACCATGGTGCGCAGCCGACGGGTGCGGCAGGTGCTGGCGGTGGGGTTCCTGCTCTCCCTCGCGCTCCTCTATGGCGGGCTCCAGCTTCGTGAGCGCTGGCGGCTGGATGCGCGCGTGCGCCATGAGCTCACCGAGGCCGCGCGCTCCGATGAAGAGGTCCGCAACGAACAGGAGGCCCTGGAGGTCGAGCGCCTCGAGGCATTTCACCTCTATGACACCGGAAAGAAGGCGGAGGCGGATCAGGCGTGGACACGGGCCTCGGCGCGCGCGTTGCGGCTGCATCGTCGCTTCGACGCGGTGGCGGACCGATTGGAGCGTGCGTTGGCGTTGGCGCCCACGCGCTCGGATGTGCGCGCGGCGCTGGCGGACTTTCTCTTGGAGCGCGCGCTGTGGGCCGAGGTCGAGGGGGAGCCCGGCGGACTGCCCGCGCTGCTGCAGCGCCTGCGCCTCTACGACACGAGCGGGGATCGATGGCGCCGATGGACCGCGCCCGCGCGCCTCGCGCTGGAGGGGATGACACCGAACGCCACCGTGGAGCTGAGGCCTGTGTCTCGCGATGCCCAGGGCCGCGAGGTGCTCGGTCCGCCGATGCCCGTGGGCGTGGGCCCGTGGCGCGAGGTCCCCGTTCCGCCAGGGAGCTATCAGCTCACCGTTCGTGCGCCCGGCCATGAGGACGCGGTGCAGCCCGTGTTGTTGCAGCGCGGAGAGTCGCGGCGACTCATGGTGCCCATGTTGCGCGCGGGCGCGCTGCCTCACGGGTTCACCTATGTCCCGCCCGGCGAGGTGCGCTTCGGCAGCGCCGCCGAGGCGAGCGTGCGCGAGTTCTTCAACACCGTGCCTCAGCATCGCGTGGAGGTCCCAGGCTTCCTGGTGGCGCGGAACGAGACCACCTTCGCGGAGTGGCTGGAGTACCTGGAGGCGCTGCCCGCAGCGGAGCGCGCGCGGCGCCGCCCGCACGTAGGCAGCGGAGGCTACGTCGGACTGCTCACGCTGGAGCCCGAGAAGGGCACCTGGCGTCTGCGCTTCCAGCCCGGGGATACGCCATACACCGCGCGCATGGGTGAGCCGCTGCGTTACGCGAAGCGCGAGCGTCGCGCCGAGCAGGACTGGCTGCGCTTCCCGGTGAGTGGCATCACGTTCGCGGACGCGCAGGCGTATGCGTCGTGGCTCGCGACCACGGGCCGCGTGCCGGGTGCGCGGCTGTGCACGGAGCTGGAGTGGGAGCGCGCCGCGCGCGGTGTCGATGGGCGCGAGTTCCCGCATGGAGATCGCCTGGAGCCCGACGAGGCCAACGTCGACACGACGTACGGCAAGGAGCCCGGGGGCTTCGGTCCAGACGAAGTGGGCAGTCACGCGGCGTCGCGCAGCCCGTTCGGCGCGGATGACATGGCGGGCAACGTCTGGGAATGGACCCGCTCGTGGTTGGAGCCCGGGCGTCCCGTGGCGCGAGGTGGCAGCTTCTCGTTCGCATCGACCTCCGCGCGCTCCAGCAACCGCGAGCTGCCCGAGCCCTCGCTGCGCGACGTGGCGTTGGGGCTGCGCGTCTGCGCGGATCCGCCGCCGTCCTCTCCCTGA
- a CDS encoding response regulator, producing MKNTAMTAPGVPLGEDASSSASARKRILVVDDFDDAREMYAEYLEFVGFEVDTARNGVEAVEKAQEGEPDIILMDLSLPVMDGWEATRRIKQDARTRDIPVMALTGHVLAGNAENALGAGADEFVAKPCLPQDLENKIRDMLKPSKAKGRFTPE from the coding sequence ATGAAGAACACGGCCATGACCGCTCCGGGAGTTCCCCTGGGTGAGGACGCTTCCTCTTCGGCGAGCGCGCGAAAGCGAATCCTCGTGGTGGATGACTTCGACGACGCCCGCGAGATGTATGCCGAGTACCTCGAGTTCGTGGGCTTCGAGGTCGACACCGCTCGCAACGGGGTGGAGGCGGTGGAGAAGGCTCAAGAGGGTGAGCCAGACATCATCCTGATGGACCTGTCGCTGCCAGTGATGGATGGCTGGGAGGCCACGCGGCGCATCAAGCAGGACGCGCGCACGCGAGACATCCCGGTGATGGCGCTCACGGGCCACGTGCTGGCGGGCAACGCGGAGAACGCGCTGGGCGCGGGCGCGGACGAGTTCGTGGCCAAGCCCTGCCTGCCGCAGGACCTGGAGAACAAGATTCGAGACATGCTCAAGCCGAGCAAGGCCAAGGGGCGCTTCACTCCCGAGTGA
- a CDS encoding carboxypeptidase regulatory-like domain-containing protein: protein MKIQANKAGTMKKHLVMAVVPLLAIGCGKDPTDANGDGVADGIHDPNNVSVVAPATPKGTVSGQVLDSRYAPLDGVTVSMTIGSSAQAKTAATDSTGNFVFADVPGGAQVLLTFTRNGFAPLRTSATVPSTAGNVPLNNGNANIGAVILGSSDSSVKFGLIGPNGRPAAQAKATLSIDTAGRIVSSNAGGANSTVVVESESGADGIVTFDKVPSPNEMDRLGSSYRLVVNATDSNGDGLIDTGGIVRNFSGADIATGSYGYVHPLELPYAYDPNQGLAISYSSLRSFSGGSYRPQFNLVKPGDSLYFSFNQPIQPASLVVQMTDEYGRELLSVNKALSMGNTVLTVTPAQSIAVGQEYQLYIRASSLSGSNSVTQTHSFYGGDVSTPPNNVAIVSANYEEVAGGTNGLLDPGEPIYVTFNQVMTLESGVASEVFFNADFNASNKVGDAPGELGFSQGFPIFPAEPSAPIQTKTPAETPVFPLPATGYTTRFAFTYGGKQLNPSLLFPTATIKFKRVSPQSSVYLTAWGIQQQTDLTFATITALPIPTPAP, encoded by the coding sequence GTGAAAATTCAAGCAAACAAGGCGGGGACGATGAAGAAGCATCTGGTGATGGCCGTGGTGCCGCTGCTGGCGATCGGGTGTGGCAAGGATCCAACGGACGCGAACGGTGACGGTGTCGCCGATGGCATCCACGACCCGAACAACGTCTCGGTGGTTGCTCCGGCCACGCCGAAGGGCACCGTTTCCGGGCAGGTGCTCGACAGCCGCTATGCGCCGCTGGATGGCGTGACGGTGTCGATGACGATTGGCAGCTCGGCGCAGGCGAAGACGGCGGCGACGGACTCGACGGGCAACTTCGTGTTCGCGGACGTGCCGGGCGGTGCCCAGGTCCTCCTGACGTTCACGCGCAATGGCTTCGCGCCCCTGCGCACCTCCGCGACGGTTCCGTCGACGGCCGGCAACGTGCCGCTCAACAACGGCAACGCGAACATCGGCGCCGTGATCCTCGGCTCGTCGGACAGCTCGGTGAAGTTCGGCCTCATCGGTCCGAACGGCCGCCCGGCGGCGCAGGCGAAGGCCACCCTGTCCATCGACACGGCGGGCCGCATCGTCTCCAGCAACGCCGGCGGCGCCAACAGCACCGTCGTCGTCGAGTCCGAGTCTGGCGCGGATGGCATCGTCACCTTCGACAAGGTTCCGTCTCCCAATGAGATGGATCGCCTGGGCAGCTCCTATCGCCTGGTCGTCAACGCGACGGACTCCAACGGCGACGGCCTCATCGACACGGGCGGCATCGTGCGGAACTTCTCCGGCGCGGACATCGCGACGGGTTCCTATGGCTACGTCCACCCGCTGGAGCTGCCGTACGCGTACGACCCGAACCAGGGTCTGGCGATCAGCTACTCCTCGCTCCGGTCGTTCTCGGGCGGCTCGTACCGTCCCCAGTTCAACCTGGTGAAGCCGGGTGACTCGCTCTACTTCTCCTTCAACCAGCCCATCCAGCCCGCCTCGCTCGTCGTGCAGATGACGGACGAGTACGGCCGCGAGCTGCTGTCGGTGAACAAGGCCCTGTCCATGGGCAACACGGTGCTCACCGTGACCCCGGCGCAGAGCATCGCGGTGGGCCAGGAGTACCAGCTCTACATCCGCGCGTCCTCGCTCTCCGGCAGCAACTCCGTCACGCAGACGCACTCGTTCTACGGCGGTGATGTCTCCACGCCGCCGAACAACGTGGCCATCGTCAGCGCGAACTACGAGGAGGTCGCGGGCGGCACCAACGGCCTGCTGGATCCGGGCGAGCCCATCTACGTGACCTTCAACCAGGTCATGACGCTCGAGTCGGGCGTCGCGTCCGAGGTCTTCTTCAACGCGGACTTCAACGCCAGCAACAAGGTGGGCGACGCGCCGGGCGAGCTGGGCTTCAGCCAGGGCTTCCCGATCTTCCCGGCCGAGCCGAGCGCTCCCATCCAGACCAAGACCCCCGCCGAGACGCCGGTCTTCCCGCTCCCGGCCACGGGCTACACCACGCGGTTCGCGTTCACGTATGGCGGCAAGCAGCTCAACCCGTCGCTGCTCTTCCCGACGGCCACCATCAAGTTCAAGCGCGTGAGCCCGCAGTCGTCCGTGTACCTCACGGCGTGGGGCATCCAGCAGCAGACGGACCTCACGTTCGCCACCATCACCGCGCTGCCCATCCCGACGCCGGCCCCGTAG
- a CDS encoding HIT family protein, producing the protein MSDVNSPCLGCAIVSGTTHPVGGVLARAPGWVLHGVAGPSPVPGWVVLSSERHVRGWYDLEDDVARELGPLTAKVMRAQRAVLGAEHVYAFAIGDVLRHFHLHLVPRYADTPQRLWGRAAFDALPGDHLAVEELEAAARTLAAALAR; encoded by the coding sequence ATGTCGGACGTCAATTCGCCGTGCCTGGGCTGCGCCATCGTCAGCGGTACCACCCACCCCGTGGGTGGGGTCCTCGCGCGGGCCCCGGGATGGGTCCTCCATGGCGTGGCCGGCCCCAGCCCCGTCCCTGGCTGGGTGGTCCTCTCCAGTGAGCGCCATGTGCGGGGTTGGTATGACTTGGAGGATGACGTCGCGCGAGAACTGGGGCCGCTCACCGCGAAGGTGATGCGCGCCCAGCGCGCGGTGCTCGGCGCGGAGCACGTCTATGCCTTCGCCATCGGCGATGTGCTGCGGCACTTCCACCTGCACCTCGTCCCCCGCTACGCGGACACGCCCCAGCGGCTGTGGGGACGCGCCGCCTTTGACGCGCTCCCGGGCGATCACCTCGCCGTGGAGGAACTCGAGGCCGCCGCCCGCACGCTGGCCGCCGCGCTCGCGCGCTGA
- a CDS encoding TonB-dependent receptor has product MDRAERRGKNGSRPMSSSRLAPWLLFVFLTASVPALADNTADEADIAFELGNEAYSRGSYTEALRSYFNSYRLVPNRNVLFNIARCFEALGKFNEAYRYYNDLLGESLPDEDASEVARSLERLRPKVALVKVTTSPKGADVFVDRTDLGSRGRSPQTLALAPGRHKVMVKKEGYRPTESTVTVARGREVPLEFDLSLITGGVELTGSPEGAEVRDSPNGPVLARVPGKLRLQPGQRVLYLRAPGHAPGQYVVDVPADGTATLAVALNVQSRPTGRVVVTATRDGASVRVDGKPAGFTPAVVTLPEGEHVLEVESRDVRPLKQKVTVVPDQELKVHADLHYEPPPVRAASKSLLSVDEAPASTTVLTQEELRAFGWHTLADALAGVRGIFLTDDRTYTYLGVRGFSPPGDLNTRVLILWDGHSMNDVWAGQGYAAHDLSVDLDEVERIEVVRGPGSALYGTGAFFAVINVVPRESLGPDRNLELTGAVGALGVTRVHATAAWEGDDRSVLFSLAGMKSVGADTTRLGEGKDNLVSGLDGEKAATGSLRARLGNLSLVAHLHARSKNVPTGPYDSLVGVPGTRVEDLRAFTEARYERSLSERITLSLRGAADFSRYHGYFVYTQDANGNSEPNTEAGAADWLTGEARLGLSLFEGNHLAVGMEGQAQLRVDQKSIGPAGSAALETKQRTLLSLYLLDEWRLHPRLSLSVGLRVDKYLDLDTVPLTPRLAVIGRPYDGGLTKLVLGRAFRAPNYYELYFQDNFVTQRPADNLKPETITTFEIEHSHDLTRELRVTVAGYHNRISSLIATLKESTEPARCGSPVGSSQCLVNVNGDGTTLAWGAEAGLHWQPGRWLLVDLSYSYVTLRHTSEDVAAATPSHLASGRLLMPVGEGDLRVATQATYASARHSGPGGAASGEALLIGFGVSGDYGRLRYFAGVNNLLDSQYTVPVGANFAAAPVPQYGRTFNLQLTGTF; this is encoded by the coding sequence ATGGACCGGGCCGAGCGGAGAGGGAAGAATGGCTCGCGCCCCATGTCATCGTCCCGTCTGGCTCCGTGGCTGCTCTTCGTGTTTCTCACCGCCTCCGTCCCCGCGCTCGCGGACAACACGGCGGACGAGGCGGATATCGCCTTCGAGCTGGGCAACGAGGCCTACTCCCGAGGCAGCTACACCGAGGCGCTGCGCTCGTACTTCAACAGCTACCGCCTGGTGCCCAACCGCAACGTGCTCTTCAACATCGCCCGCTGCTTCGAGGCGCTGGGGAAGTTCAACGAGGCGTACCGCTACTACAACGACCTGCTGGGTGAGAGCCTGCCGGACGAGGACGCCTCGGAGGTCGCGCGCTCGCTGGAGCGGCTGCGCCCCAAGGTCGCCCTGGTGAAGGTCACCACCAGCCCCAAGGGCGCGGACGTCTTCGTGGACCGCACGGACCTGGGCAGCCGGGGCCGCTCGCCGCAGACGCTCGCGCTGGCGCCCGGTCGCCACAAGGTGATGGTGAAGAAGGAGGGCTACCGCCCCACCGAGTCCACCGTCACCGTGGCGCGCGGCCGTGAAGTCCCGCTCGAGTTCGACTTGAGCCTCATCACCGGCGGCGTGGAGCTGACCGGCTCGCCCGAGGGCGCGGAGGTGCGCGACTCGCCCAATGGCCCCGTGCTGGCCCGCGTCCCGGGCAAGCTGCGACTGCAGCCTGGGCAGCGCGTGCTGTACCTGCGCGCGCCCGGTCATGCGCCGGGCCAGTACGTGGTGGACGTGCCCGCGGATGGCACCGCCACGCTCGCGGTGGCCCTCAACGTCCAGTCGCGTCCCACGGGCCGCGTCGTCGTCACCGCCACGCGCGACGGCGCCTCGGTGCGCGTGGACGGCAAGCCCGCGGGCTTCACTCCCGCCGTCGTCACCCTGCCCGAGGGTGAGCATGTGCTCGAGGTGGAGAGCCGCGACGTGCGGCCCCTGAAGCAGAAGGTCACCGTGGTGCCGGACCAGGAACTCAAGGTCCACGCCGACCTGCACTACGAGCCGCCGCCCGTGCGCGCCGCATCCAAGAGCCTGCTGTCCGTGGACGAGGCCCCCGCCTCCACCACCGTGCTCACCCAGGAGGAGCTGCGCGCGTTCGGCTGGCACACGCTCGCGGACGCCCTGGCCGGCGTGCGCGGCATCTTCCTCACCGACGACCGCACGTACACGTACCTGGGCGTGCGCGGCTTCTCTCCGCCAGGAGACCTCAACACGCGCGTGCTCATCCTCTGGGATGGCCACTCGATGAACGACGTGTGGGCAGGCCAGGGCTACGCGGCGCACGACCTGAGCGTGGACCTGGACGAGGTGGAGCGCATCGAAGTCGTGCGCGGCCCGGGCAGCGCGCTGTACGGCACCGGCGCCTTCTTCGCCGTCATCAACGTGGTGCCGCGCGAGTCGCTCGGCCCGGACCGCAACCTGGAGCTCACCGGCGCGGTGGGCGCCCTGGGCGTCACGCGCGTGCACGCCACCGCCGCGTGGGAGGGCGACGACCGCTCGGTGCTCTTCAGCCTCGCGGGGATGAAGTCCGTGGGCGCGGACACCACGCGGCTGGGTGAAGGAAAGGACAACCTCGTCTCCGGCCTGGATGGCGAGAAGGCCGCCACCGGCTCCTTGCGCGCACGCCTGGGCAACCTGTCCCTGGTGGCGCATCTGCACGCCCGTTCGAAGAACGTGCCCACCGGCCCCTATGACTCGCTGGTGGGCGTCCCGGGCACGCGCGTGGAAGACCTCCGCGCCTTCACCGAGGCCCGCTACGAGCGCTCCCTGTCCGAGCGCATCACCTTGTCCCTGCGCGGAGCCGCCGACTTCAGCCGCTATCACGGCTACTTCGTCTACACCCAGGACGCCAACGGCAACTCCGAGCCCAACACCGAGGCCGGCGCCGCGGACTGGCTCACCGGCGAGGCCCGCCTGGGCTTGAGCCTGTTCGAGGGCAATCACCTCGCGGTGGGCATGGAAGGACAGGCCCAGCTCCGCGTGGACCAGAAGAGCATCGGGCCCGCGGGCAGCGCGGCGCTGGAGACGAAGCAGCGCACGCTCCTGTCGCTCTACCTGCTGGACGAGTGGCGCCTGCATCCGCGCCTCTCGCTCTCGGTGGGCCTGCGCGTGGACAAGTACCTGGACCTGGACACCGTGCCGCTCACGCCCCGGCTCGCCGTCATCGGGCGGCCCTACGACGGGGGCCTCACCAAGCTGGTGCTCGGTCGCGCCTTCCGCGCCCCGAACTATTACGAGCTGTACTTCCAGGACAACTTCGTCACCCAGCGTCCGGCGGACAACCTCAAGCCCGAGACCATCACCACCTTTGAGATTGAGCACTCGCACGACCTCACGCGCGAGCTGCGCGTGACGGTGGCCGGCTACCACAACCGCATCTCCAGCCTCATCGCCACGCTCAAGGAGAGCACGGAGCCGGCCCGCTGCGGCTCGCCCGTGGGCAGCTCGCAGTGCCTCGTCAACGTCAACGGCGACGGCACCACGCTCGCCTGGGGCGCGGAAGCCGGCCTGCACTGGCAGCCGGGCCGCTGGCTGCTCGTGGACCTGAGCTACTCCTACGTCACGCTCCGGCATACGTCGGAGGACGTGGCCGCCGCCACGCCCTCGCACCTCGCCTCGGGCCGGCTGCTGATGCCCGTGGGAGAGGGCGACCTGCGCGTGGCCACGCAGGCCACCTACGCGAGTGCCCGCCACAGCGGCCCCGGCGGCGCCGCCAGCGGCGAGGCGCTGCTCATCGGCTTCGGCGTGTCCGGCGACTACGGCCGCCTGCGCTACTTCGCCGGCGTGAACAACCTGCTGGACTCCCAATACACCGTGCCCGTGGGCGCGAACTTCGCCGCCGCGCCGGTGCCCCAGTACGGCCGCACCTTCAACTTGCAGCTCACCGGAACCTTCTGA
- a CDS encoding GNAT family N-acetyltransferase: MSALDFIHLDHPLYARELDLRFRVLREPLGHTREQVVFPFEAQSLHLIAHEGGEVLGCVLFHPEDAHGGRLFQMAVAPRLQGQGLGARLVRTLEAGLRERGFTHVHLHARAQVVPFYERLGYAVSGEPFIDVGIPHRHMNKTLAP; the protein is encoded by the coding sequence ATGTCCGCGCTCGACTTCATCCACCTCGACCACCCTCTGTACGCCCGCGAGCTGGACCTGCGCTTCCGCGTGCTGCGCGAGCCCCTGGGCCACACGCGCGAGCAGGTGGTGTTCCCCTTCGAGGCGCAGAGCCTGCACCTCATCGCGCACGAGGGCGGCGAGGTGCTGGGCTGCGTCCTCTTCCACCCCGAGGACGCGCACGGCGGGCGCTTGTTCCAGATGGCGGTGGCGCCGCGGCTCCAGGGGCAGGGACTGGGCGCCCGGCTGGTGCGCACGCTGGAGGCGGGCCTGCGCGAGCGAGGCTTCACGCACGTGCACCTGCACGCGCGCGCCCAGGTCGTCCCCTTCTACGAGCGCCTGGGCTACGCCGTGTCCGGCGAGCCCTTCATCGACGTGGGCATTCCCCACCGTCACATGAACAAGACGCTCGCGCCGTGA